AGAAGACCCGGGAGAAGGCGAAGAAGGCGCGCAAGGCCCGCACCAAGCGGGATTGACGGCGCAAAAGGGCGGCCGCGCCAAACCGGATGGAACGGGCGGCCGGGCCCTGCCGGGGCGGGATCGGCGACCGGGTCCGCCGCTCGCAACCGCCGCGAAAAACCGGCGCGCACGGGTCTTGTGTGCGCGCCGGCTTTCTCTTATTCTCCGACGTTGATACGTCATCATCCGGCGTCGATCGCCGCCGATGACCATCACCGAAACCACCCGCGAAATCGACCGGCGAGATCCCCGGCGAGATCCATGGACTAAGGAGAATCATGACCATCCCCCAGCTGCCCGCCGTCGCCCGCGACGTTCTGGGCCTCATCGCCCGCATCGGCCTCGGCGTCGTTCTGCTCGCCCACGGCTGGCAGAAGCTGTTCGACTGGACCATGGCCGGCACGCAGGCCGGGTTCGAGAAGATGGGCGCGCCCGTCCCGGCGCTGTCCGCCTGGATCGCGGCGATCGTCGAATTCGGCGGCGGCCTGCTGATCCTGATCGGCGCGTTCCAGGCGATCGTGGGCATCGTCGTCGCTCTGCTGATGTCCGGCGCCTGGGCCATCGCCCACACCGGCAACGGCCTGTTCGTCGCGAACGGCGGTCCGGAGCTGGTCATCGTCATCGGCGCCGGCGCGCTGTTCCTGGCGGCGTTCGGATCGGGCCGCTTCTCCGTGGATGCGGTTCTTGCTTCGCGACGGGCCCGCCGCACCGCCACCGCCGCCGAGGCCTAAGCGTCGGCCGGGGGCTTGCCCCAGTCGTCGTCTTCCTCGTCCCAATCGTCGGCGGCCTCGTTGCGGGCGGCGACGCGCTCCATCGCGGCGCGGGCCTCGGCCTCCGTCGCGTAGGGCCCCATCCGGTCGTCCCAGCCGCTCTGCTTCCCGCGGGTCACTTCGCCGGTCGAGGGCTTGTAGTACCAATCCTTGGCGTCGTCGGCCATGTCATCCTCCTGGGATCGTCGCGGTGGCGCGGCGGCCGCGTGCCCGGCATCGGGGTCGCCGCGGCCGACGGGCCGGTTGTGTCCAGGTTACCCGCGGGTACTATCTCTGGACATGGCTCGCGGCGACGCGGCCCCGACGATGATCCGTCCCACCCCTCCGGCACCCCGTGCCCCGCGGCTGTGTCCGCCTCCGCCCGCGCGAGCGAGCGGTGGCGGGAGGGACCCCGGATCCGACGGTGGCCGCGGCGCCGCCGCGCCCGTCCACCATCCCCGTCGAAAGGTCCCCGATGCCCGTCCCCGCCGCCGTCGAACGAGTCCGCGAGTCCGCGGGGCCGGACGCGACGATCGCGCATGCGCCGGGATCGGTGGAACTGCTCGGCGAGACCTGCGCCGCCACCGGCGGCATGCTGCTGGCCACCGCGCTGCCCGCTTCCGTCGCCGTGGCCCTGGAACCGAACGACTCCGGCGAGCTGACGGTCATCTCCGCGAAGACGGGCGAGGAAACCTCGCTGCCCATGCCCGATTCCGTGCCGGAGGCGTACCCGGCGGAGGTCACCGCGGTCGCGGCGGCCATCGTGGCGCTGCAGCACACCATGCATCTGATCCCCCGCACCGATTCGGGAATCACGGTGCGCTGGGCGTCGAACATCCCGGGCGGGCGGGGCCTCGGCGAGATCGCGGCGCTGCAGTCCGCGGTGGCGCTGGCGGCCAACGCCAGGTGGGGCGACCGCGACGACGTGCCCACCCGCGCCCGGCTGGCCGCCGCCCTCCACGAGGCCTCCGCCGCGCACTACGGCGCCCACTGGCCGCTGCACCCGTACACCGCGGCGCTGCGCAGCCGCCCGGATTCGGTGCTGACCTGCAATCACTCCGACGAGGCCGTCACCCAGACCCCGCGGCCGGACAACCTGGCGCTGATGGTCGCCTACTCCCCCGACATCACCGGCGCGTCGCCGCAGGTGGAGCGCCACGAGTTCTTCGCGGAGGCCTGCTCCGCCTTCGGGGTGCCCACCCTCCACGGCCTGCCCGAGGCCCAGCCGCGCGTGCTCGAGTGGGTCCGCGCCCGCCGCGAGGTCAACCCCGACGACGACGCCCCGACGGTGGGCCGCGCCACCCAGTGGCTCGACGACGCCTCGGGCTGCTCCGACCGCGCCCGCGCCGTGTCCGCGCACCTGCGGCATGGCGACGCCGCCGCCGCGATGGCCGGCGTCGCCCACGACGTGTCGGTGCGCGACACCGCCCCGTCGTGCGATTCGCCGCTCGGCCGCCTGGTCGAGGCGCTGGACGGTTTCGACGCCGTGGCCCGCTGCTGCCCCGCCCGCGGCGCCGCCGTGGTCGTGTGGGCGCATGCCGACGACGCCGACGACGTCGAGGCCGCCCTCCGCCGCGGCGGATCGGTGATGCGCATCGAGGGCACCGACGCCGGCGACGCCGTCGATTCGCCGTTCCAGGGCTGAGTTCCCGCCCGGTCGGCCCGGTCGGCGCGGCCGGCATCGACTGGGTGTCGTGTCCCGTGACGTTGCGATCGGCTTCTGCGGCGGTCGAGCCGTCCCGCCACCGCGACCTCGCGGGACGAAACGGCTAACCCACCCTGAATGGCGCCCGGCCTGCGCCACCTCCCCGGGGCGCACCGATTAACCCACCTCGAATAGCGCCGGCCGCCGCTACCTTCGCGGCTAACCCACCCCGAATGCGCAGACCCACCCGCTGTAACAGGTGGGTGTGCGTATTCGGGGTGGGTTTAGGTGAGGGGTGGTGCACCGACCGGGTG
This genomic stretch from Corynebacterium hansenii harbors:
- a CDS encoding DoxX family protein, yielding MTIPQLPAVARDVLGLIARIGLGVVLLAHGWQKLFDWTMAGTQAGFEKMGAPVPALSAWIAAIVEFGGGLLILIGAFQAIVGIVVALLMSGAWAIAHTGNGLFVANGGPELVIVIGAGALFLAAFGSGRFSVDAVLASRRARRTATAAEA
- a CDS encoding galactokinase family protein; amino-acid sequence: MPVPAAVERVRESAGPDATIAHAPGSVELLGETCAATGGMLLATALPASVAVALEPNDSGELTVISAKTGEETSLPMPDSVPEAYPAEVTAVAAAIVALQHTMHLIPRTDSGITVRWASNIPGGRGLGEIAALQSAVALAANARWGDRDDVPTRARLAAALHEASAAHYGAHWPLHPYTAALRSRPDSVLTCNHSDEAVTQTPRPDNLALMVAYSPDITGASPQVERHEFFAEACSAFGVPTLHGLPEAQPRVLEWVRARREVNPDDDAPTVGRATQWLDDASGCSDRARAVSAHLRHGDAAAAMAGVAHDVSVRDTAPSCDSPLGRLVEALDGFDAVARCCPARGAAVVVWAHADDADDVEAALRRGGSVMRIEGTDAGDAVDSPFQG